In Grus americana isolate bGruAme1 chromosome 4, bGruAme1.mat, whole genome shotgun sequence, one genomic interval encodes:
- the RWDD4 gene encoding RWD domain-containing protein 4, with protein MAANEDQEMELEALRSIYEGDVCFRELSPVSFQYRIGENGDPKAFLIEVSWPETYPQTAPVISMDAFFNNTISSAIKQSILDKLMVEVDANLGTAMTYTLFEYAKDNKELFMENQPVNTVTSVSNSIAIGTPDVPSSKKKEKKEQLSKTQKRKLADKTDNKGELPRGWNWVDVIKHVSIFKLPFFNPKKISKK; from the exons ATGGCGGCCAACGAGGACCAGGAG atGGAGCTGGAAGCGCTGCGCTCTATCTACGAGGGAGATGTATGCTTCAGGGAGCTTAGCCCGGTTTCCTTCCAGTACAGG ataGGTGAAAATGGAGATCCCAAAGCCTTTCTAATAGAAGTTTCTTGGCCGGAAACATATCCACAAACAGCACCAGTCATATCGATGGATGCTTTCTTCAACAAcacaat aTCTTCAGCTATTAAGCAAAGTATATTGGATAAGTTAATGGTAGAAGTTGATGCAAATCTTGGAACTGCTATGACATACACACTTTTTGAATATGCCAAAGATAATAAAGAGTTGTTCATGGAAAATCAGCCTGTTAACACTGTG ACTTCAGTAAGCAATAGTATTGCAATTGGAACTCCTGATGTGCCATCaagtaagaaaaaagagaaaaaggagcagTTATCCAAAACCCAGAAACGAAAACTAGCTGATAAAACAG ATAACAAAGGGGAGCTTCCGCGAGGATGGAACTGGGTGGACGTAATTAAG CATGTAAGTATTTTCAAGTTACCTTTTTTTAACCCTAAAAAGATTTCCAAGAAATAG
- the TRAPPC11 gene encoding trafficking protein particle complex subunit 11 isoform X3, translating into MTPTQWDFPVELCCRPMAFVTLTGLDVVYNAVHRAVWDAFCANRRADRVPISFKVLPGDHEYPKCRTKRTSYEWYIPKGILKTGWMNKHLNLVPALVVVFYELDWDEPQWKEKQSECATRVEIVRQSLQGRNTKVAVVLIQKKTPLPPGEDVIASERAAALCNACDLSGKSLFVLPHTDHLVGYIIRLENAFYEHAQTYYYTEIRRVKSHKEFLNKTTHQLLFVRHQFKIAFFSELKQDTQNALKNYRTAYNLVHELRAHETNMLEIKTMAGFINYKICRLCFQHNTPLDAIAQFRKHIDLCKKKIGTAELAFEHAAWMSKQFQAFGDLFDEAIKLGLTAIQTQNPGFYYQQAAYYAQERKQLASMLCNHDSSVIYPNPDPLETQTGVLDFYGQRPWRQGILSFDLSDPEKEKMGILSLQLKEKNVLHSELIITLLSNAVAQFKKYKCPRMKSHLMVQMGEEYYYAKDYAKALKLLDYVMCEYRSEGWWTLLTSILTTALKCSYLMAQLKDYITYSLELLGRASTLKEDQKSRIEKNLIKVLMNESPDPEPDCDAAAVKASQKLWADRVSLAGSNIFTIEVQDFIPFVQCKAKFLAPSFHVDVPVQFDVYLRADCPHPIRFSKLCISFNNQDYNQYCVVEEAYQKSDILEQSSQGTMCLVPGKTRKFTFKFVAKTEDVGKKIEITSVDLILGSESGRCVILNWRGGGGDAASSQEALQAARSFKRRPRLPDNEVYWDSLTIQASTMIISRVPNISVQLRHEPPALTNEMYCLIVTVLSHEETVAKDVKLTAGLKPGQDANLTQKTQVTLHGTDTCDDSFPALLPDIPVGDLQPGEKLEKPIYIRCGTVGARMFLVYVSYLINTIVEGKEILCKCHRDETVTIETVFPFDVAVKFVSTKLEHLDRVFADIPFLLMTDILSASPWPLTIVTSQLQLSASMTPVDQLESYVENDR; encoded by the exons ATGACCCCGACGCAGTGGGACTTCCCGGTAGAGCTGTGCTGCCGGCCCATGGCGTTTGTCACCCTCACCGGCTTGGACGTGGTGTATAACGCCGTGCACCGGGCCGTGTGGGACGCCTTCTGCGCCAACCGGAGAGCCGACCGCGTCCCCATCTCCTTCAAAGTGCTCCCCGGCGACCACGAGTACCCCAAGTGCAGGACGAAG AGGACATCCTATGAATGGTATATTCCAAAAGGAATCCTGAAGACTGGTTGGATGAACAAACACCTGAATTTGGTTCCAGCACTTGTTGTGGTGTTCTATGAACTAGACTGGGATGAGCcgcaatggaaagaaaaacagtcgGAATGTGCTACTCGAGTTGAAATTGTCAG gcaaagtttgcagggaagaaacacaaaagtCGCTGTGGttttgattcagaaaaaaacaccatTGCCTCCAG GGGAAGATGTTATTGCATCAGAGAGGGCAGCAGCTTTATGTAATGCTTGTGACCTTTCTGGAAAATCCCTCTTTGTACTTCCACATACTGATCATCTTGTTGGTTATATTATAAG GTTGGAAAATGCTTTCTATGAGCATGCACAAACTTATTATTATACAGAAATACGAAGAGTTAAATCTCATAAGGAGTTCTTGAACAAAACTACTCATCAG cttttatttGTTAGACACCAGTTCAAAATAGCATTCTTCAGTGAGCTGAAACAGGATACGCAGAATGCCCTCAA AAATTACAGAACTGCCTATAATCTTGTGCATGAATTGAGGGCTCATGAAACAAACATGCTGGAAATCAAGACCATGGCAGGATTTATAAACTACAAG ATCTGTCGCCTCTGTTTTCAGCATAATACTCCACTGGATGCAATTGCTCAGTTCAGGAAACATATTGActtgtgcaagaaaaaaattggcacTGCAGAATTGGCTTTTGAGCATGCTGCCTGGATGTCTAAACA gtttcAGGCTTTTGGTGACCTGTTTGATGAAGCGATTAAGCTGGGATTGACAGCAATTCAAACGCAGAATCCAGGTTTCTATTACCAGCAGGCAGCCTACTATGCACAGGAACGGAAACAACTAGCAAGTATGCTTTGTAACCATGAT TCCTCTGTGATATATCCCAATCCGGATCCCCTGGAAACTCAAACCGGAGTGCTTGACTTCTATGGGCAAAGACCATGGCGGCAGGGAATATTAA GCTTTGATCTTTCTGATCCTGAAAAGGAGAAGATGGGGATCTTATCCCTAcagttgaaagagaaaaatgtccttCACTCG GAGCTAATAATCACTTTGTTGAGTAATGCTGTTGCGCAGTTCAAGAAATACAAATGTCCAAGAATGAAAAGTCATTTGA tggTTCAAATGGGAGAAGAATATTACTATGCTAAAGATTATGCCAAAGCTTTGAA GCTCTTGGATTATGTCATGTGTGAATATCGCAGTGAAGGATGGTGGACTCTTCTCACTTCCATATTGACGACAGCTCTCAAATGTTCATATCTGATGGCACAGCTAAAAGATTATATAACGTACTCTTTAGAGCTACTGGGTAGAG CATCTACTCTTAAAGAAGATCAGAAGTCTcgaatagaaaaaaatctgataaaagTTCTAATG AACGAAAGCCCTGATCCTGAACCTGATTgcgatgctgctgctgtgaaagcATCACAAAAATTGTGGGCTGACCGTGTTTCCTTGGCAGGCAGTAATATTTTTACGATAGAAGTCCAAGATTTTATACCATTTG tgcagtgcaaagcaaaatttcttGCTCCTAGTTTTCACGTTGATGTTCCTGTGCAGTTTGATGTGTACTTGAGAGCTGATTGTCCTCATCCTATCAGGTTTTCTAAGCTCTGCATCAGTTTCAATAATCAG GATTACAACCAATACTGTGTGGTAGAAGAAGCCTATCAAAAAAGTGATATTCTAGAACAGTCATCACAAGGAACAATGTGCTTAGTCCCTGGCAAAACGAGAAAGTTCACTTTCAAATTTGTTGCAAAAACTGAAGATGTAGGAAAGAAGATTGAG ATCACCTCTGTGGATTTGATCCTGGGAAGTGAATCTGGCCGATGTGTGATTCTGAACTGGCGTGGGGGAGGTGGAGATGCTGCTTCATCTCAAGAAGCATTGCAGGCAGCACGTTCCTTCAAGCGAAGACCTAGGCTTCCAGATAATGAAGTGTACTGGGACAGTTTGACTATTCAGGCAAGCACTAT gattATTTCTAGAGTGCCAAACATTTCTGTTCAGCTCCGTCATGAACCTCCTGCCCTGACTAACGAAATGTATTGTTTGATTGTGACAGTCCTGTCACATGAGGAGACAGTGGCCAAAGATGTTAAGCTTACAGCAGGATTAAAGCCAG GGCAAGATGCCAACCTGACTCAGAAAACTCAGGTGACGCTTCATGGAACAGATACATGTGATGACTCCTTTCCTGCACTGCTTCCTGATATCCCTGTAGGAGACTTGCAACCAGGGGAAAAG ctggaaaaaCCAATATACATTCGTTGTGGAACAGTCGGTGCAAGAATGTTCCTGGTTTACGTTTCTTACTTAATCAACACTATCGTTGAGGGGAAAGAAATCCTCTGCAAGTGTCACCGG